CGAGTTGCGCGTGGCTCGCAGGTAGGGAAACGCGGCGTAGAGCCCGTTCACCACACCCTTGGTGTTGATGTCGATCTCCTTGAAATGACCGCCGAGGTCCATCTCCTCGAACCGGCCTGCGCGAAGAATGCCGGCGTTGTTGATCATCACGTCGAGGCGGCCACCCGCCGCCTTCGCGAACTCGGCGACCCGCTGGGCCATTTCGTCGGGGTCGGTGACGTCGAGGTGCCCGATGATCGCCCGCCCGACTCCGCGTTGGTCGATCTCGTCGGCGAGCGACTTGAGTCCGACCTCGTCGATGTCGAAGCCGCCGACGAGGAACCCGTTTCGGGCGAACGTCAGTGCGGTCGCCCTCCCGATTCCGGCCGCAGCACCGGTGATGAATACGGACTTTCTCGTCGCGGTCATCTGGGCTACATACCCGCTTTCGTGAAGTCCCGTGTTCTACGTGGCCGGTACATCATTTCGGACGGATCACCATCGCAGCTTCGAGTAGGTCCAGGGTCCGTTGCATCCGGTCGGTCAGCTCGGACAGATGGCCGTCCAGGGCGGCCATCAACCCGCCGGACAATGCCCCGACGAACACACGGACCTCGAGATCCTGTGGGTCGCGACCGGTGCGCTGTGCCTCTGACTCGGCGAGTCGCTCGACGGTGTGCCGGTACTCGTCCAGCTGGGCGGCTTTGAGTTCCGGCACCGAAAGGACCAGTCGCAGCCGGGCGCGTTCGAATCGCCACTCGGCCGCGGTCACCGCGGCCAGAGTGATCTCGAGTGAGCGCCGAAATGCCGCGAACCGTGGCATGTCTGACGGCAGCCCGGCAAGCGCGTCGATGGTCACCTGGTCCAGGTCGTTCGCAATCAGCACCGACTCTTTGGTGGGGAAGTAGCGGAAGAAGGTGCTCGGTGCGACATCCGCTGCGGCGGCGATCTGTTCGATCGTGGTGTTCGCGTAACCGTTGGCCTTGATGAGCCGCATGGCCTCGCGCCGGATGGTGTCTCGAGTCTGGATTTTCTTGCGGTCCCGCAAACCCAGCGCTGGCTCGGCTGCCGTCATACGCGGATTATTTCAGGACAAGATCAACGACACACCGAGTCCGGTCATAGTGACGGCAATCAGCCCGTCGAGGATCCGCCAGGTAAGTGGTGTGGCGAACAGTCCGGACAGGCGCCGCGCTCCGAGTCCGAGGCTGACGAACCAGACGACGCTCGCGGTGACCGCACCGACGCCGAACAGCCACCTCTGCTCGCTGTGCTCGTTGGCCAGGGTGCCCAGCAGAATCACCGTGTCGAGATAGACGTGCGGATTGAGCCACGTCAGCGCGAGGCAGGTGACCAGCACCTCGAGGAGTCGCGCCGGCCCCTTCTCCGAGGCCGTCAGTGTGGACGGCCGGCATGCGCGCCCGGCCGCGAGCATTCCATATCCGATCAGGAACGCGGAGCCACCGAACCGGGCGATGTCGAGCGCGCCGGGGTGTGCGGCGATGAGGGCGCCGACGCCGGCGATGCCCGCGGTGATGAGCAGGATGTCGGATACCGCGCACACCGCCACCACCGCGGCCACATGTTCACCGCGGATGCCCTGGCGCAGCACGAAGGCGTTCTGCGCGCCGATCGCGATGATCAGCGTCAGGGAGGCCAGGAAGCCGACGATCAGCGGGGAGTCCATGGATACGACGGTAGGCATCCTGGCCGAATCAGTACAGCTAATGATTCTTCATCTGCATTAGATATGCTAATGTCCGCCAACCGTTGCTGTCACAGTTGCACGGCCGCTCCCTTAAACGTCAGCCGAGCTTTTCGGCGAAGAACTCAGTAAGCGTGTCGAACGGGATCATTTCGATACGGTCGTAGAGGTCGACATGCCCCGCGCCGGGCACGATGACGAGGTCCTTCGGTCCTGCAGCGCGGGCAAAGGCGTCCTCGCTGAAGTACCGCGAGTGAGCCTTCTCTCCGGCGATGAACAGCAGGGGCCGCGGCGAGATGGACGCTATTTGGGTGAAGGGGTAGTAGCCGTTCATCGCCGGGTTACTTGTCAGCGTGAACGCCGTTGTCGAGCGTGGGTGTTCGCCGCGGGGAGTCCGGTAGTAATCGAAGAACTCGCGCTCGACCGCGGTCGATTGATCGGTCAACTCCACCGGCGTCCCAGGCACCATCTGGGGCTGCTCACCGTCGACTTCGGCCCAGCGTTGGTCGGCGACCTGCCTGAGCGTCTGCTGGCGCTGCTCCTCGGGAACGGTGTCGTTGAGACCTTGCCGCATCGCTCGTCCCATGTCATACATGCTGACGGTGGCCAACGCACGGATGCGTGGGTCGGCGGCTGCAGCGCTCAGCGAAAAGCTTCCGCTGCCGCACACGCCGATGACTCCGATGCGGTCTCTGTCGACCAAAGAGTTCGTCCCGAGGTAGTCCACGGCGCTGCTGAAATCTTCGGTGAAGGCCTCGGGCGACGCGATGTTGCGCGGTGACCCACCGCTCTCACCGCCGTAGGATGCGTCGAATGCCAGTGTGACAAAGCCCCTTTCGGCCATCTGCTGGGCGTACAGTCCCGACGACTGCTCTTTGACGCCTCCGTAGGGGTGACCCACGATGATCGCGGGGTGTCGCACGGCGCGGTCGATGTTCTTCGGGATGTAGAGATCCCCGACGAGATTGATGCCGAGTCGGTTGTCGAAGGTGACCTTCTCGACGTCGACGCGGTCACTCTGAGGGAATGTCTTGTCCCAGGTTCCCGCTTGGGATACGGCGCTGTCGCCCTGTGTCATCTCGCCGGACGACGGGGCGCAACTGGTCAGCGCGATCACGCCGAACGCTGTTAGTGCCGCGCCGAGGGCAGGCCGAAAACGGCGCCTGGCGGTGTGCGACGAGGTCGGCAGATCGGATGTCGTGCTCATTTTTGTTCTCCTGATGATGTGAGGTAGTTGGCGAATATTGTTGCGGGAAAGGAGGAAAGGGTCATCGGGCGGTGTAGCCGCCGTCGACCGGTAGCGCGACTCCGACGACGAAGGCGGCGCCGGGACTGCACAACCACAGCACCGCGGAGGCGATCTCTTCCGGCTCGCCGAGCCGGTTGATCGGTTGATTCGCAATGGCTTCGGCGCGGTCCAATTCGCCGTTGTCGATCATGTCGGTCACCATCGGCGTGGCGATGGTGCCGGGGCACACCGCATTGATGCGGACACCTCGCGGGGCGTATTCGAGGGCCGCGCTGCTGGTCAGGCCGATCACACCGTGCTTGGAGGCGTGGTATGCGGCGCGCCCCGGAATTCCGACGAGTCCGCCGAGTGACGAGCAGTTCACGATGGCTCCGCTGCCATGGCTGCGCATCTGCGCCAGTTCATGTTTCATACATGCCCACACCCCGCGCAGGTTGATGGCGTTGACTCGATCGAACGTCTCGGCCGGTTCGTCCGCGGCGTCGCTCGGCGGCACCTGAATGCCGGCGTTGTTGAACGCCATGTCGAGACGTCCGTACTTGCGCACCACTTGGCCGACCGTTGCGGCGACGTTGTCTTCGTCGGACACGTCGCAGCCGAGGCCTATCGTGTCGAATCCGTCGGCGACAAGGGCCTCGGAGGCCTCCTTGG
The sequence above is drawn from the Mycobacterium gallinarum genome and encodes:
- a CDS encoding alpha/beta hydrolase — translated: MSTTSDLPTSSHTARRRFRPALGAALTAFGVIALTSCAPSSGEMTQGDSAVSQAGTWDKTFPQSDRVDVEKVTFDNRLGINLVGDLYIPKNIDRAVRHPAIIVGHPYGGVKEQSSGLYAQQMAERGFVTLAFDASYGGESGGSPRNIASPEAFTEDFSSAVDYLGTNSLVDRDRIGVIGVCGSGSFSLSAAAADPRIRALATVSMYDMGRAMRQGLNDTVPEEQRQQTLRQVADQRWAEVDGEQPQMVPGTPVELTDQSTAVEREFFDYYRTPRGEHPRSTTAFTLTSNPAMNGYYPFTQIASISPRPLLFIAGEKAHSRYFSEDAFARAAGPKDLVIVPGAGHVDLYDRIEMIPFDTLTEFFAEKLG
- a CDS encoding glucose 1-dehydrogenase gives rise to the protein MNPTYDFTGQTAFVTGAASGMGLATARAFARSGATVALADINEAAAKEASEALVADGFDTIGLGCDVSDEDNVAATVGQVVRKYGRLDMAFNNAGIQVPPSDAADEPAETFDRVNAINLRGVWACMKHELAQMRSHGSGAIVNCSSLGGLVGIPGRAAYHASKHGVIGLTSSAALEYAPRGVRINAVCPGTIATPMVTDMIDNGELDRAEAIANQPINRLGEPEEIASAVLWLCSPGAAFVVGVALPVDGGYTAR
- a CDS encoding SDR family oxidoreductase; translated protein: MTATRKSVFITGAAAGIGRATALTFARNGFLVGGFDIDEVGLKSLADEIDQRGVGRAIIGHLDVTDPDEMAQRVAEFAKAAGGRLDVMINNAGILRAGRFEEMDLGGHFKEIDINTKGVVNGLYAAFPYLRATRNSVVVNLASASAIYGQAELANYSATKFFIRGITEALDIEWSRYGIRVIAVWPLFVNTAMTDDLKTGTTESLGIRLTAQDIADAITAAVDPHWLRRAIHQVHFPVGSQTKVLAAGSRFSPGWLTRLVNKRLAHS
- the lysE gene encoding L-lysine exporter; this encodes MDSPLIVGFLASLTLIIAIGAQNAFVLRQGIRGEHVAAVVAVCAVSDILLITAGIAGVGALIAAHPGALDIARFGGSAFLIGYGMLAAGRACRPSTLTASEKGPARLLEVLVTCLALTWLNPHVYLDTVILLGTLANEHSEQRWLFGVGAVTASVVWFVSLGLGARRLSGLFATPLTWRILDGLIAVTMTGLGVSLILS
- a CDS encoding TetR family transcriptional regulator → MTAAEPALGLRDRKKIQTRDTIRREAMRLIKANGYANTTIEQIAAAADVAPSTFFRYFPTKESVLIANDLDQVTIDALAGLPSDMPRFAAFRRSLEITLAAVTAAEWRFERARLRLVLSVPELKAAQLDEYRHTVERLAESEAQRTGRDPQDLEVRVFVGALSGGLMAALDGHLSELTDRMQRTLDLLEAAMVIRPK